From the genome of Deinococcus fonticola, one region includes:
- a CDS encoding transposase family protein: MLEALQQRELKKKRSGRPAALSLGDQLLLTLEFWREYRTFFHMGQAWGLDETTVQRTIERVEDALLASGQFTLPGKRVLKDETQVWAAVLVDVTEIPCERPQKNRRHGTAARKSATP; encoded by the coding sequence ATGCTGGAAGCACTCCAGCAGAGAGAATTGAAGAAAAAGCGCTCAGGTCGTCCTGCGGCCCTGAGTTTGGGAGATCAACTGTTGCTGACGCTGGAATTCTGGCGGGAATACCGCACTTTCTTCCACATGGGACAAGCCTGGGGGCTGGATGAAACAACCGTACAACGCACCATTGAGCGCGTTGAAGACGCGCTCCTCGCCAGTGGTCAATTCACCCTCCCCGGCAAGAGGGTTCTCAAAGACGAAACGCAAGTCTGGGCCGCTGTGCTGGTAGACGTGACTGAAATCCCCTGTGAACGACCCCAAAAAAACAGAAGGCATGGTACAGCGGCAAGAAAAAGTGCCACACCTTGA
- a CDS encoding transposase has translation MKTRQFTEDQIIKLLQEGKKGDKSIEDLCRDFGCSTASYYIWKKKYGDTNVDEARRLRRLEKENARLLRIVGQQRLEIDAMKDVIGKKR, from the coding sequence ATGAAAACCCGTCAATTCACCGAAGACCAGATCATCAAACTCCTCCAGGAAGGCAAAAAAGGCGACAAGTCGATTGAAGACCTGTGCCGAGACTTCGGGTGCAGCACGGCGTCGTACTACATCTGGAAGAAGAAATACGGCGACACCAACGTAGACGAAGCCCGCAGGCTTCGTCGCCTGGAGAAGGAGAACGCCCGCCTCCTGCGGATCGTGGGTCAGCAGCGCCTTGAGATTGACGCGATGAAGGACGTGATCGGCAAAAAGCGGTAA
- a CDS encoding IS3 family transposase: MVQQLITAYIRPNRACFLVGFPKSSWHYRPKPQQDSELRQQIHHLARRYPRRGYRFIHALLVRTGVKINKKKVRRLWREEGLTVKRKTSKKIRTGASIPMQAEYPNHVWTYNFVFDRTLDGAALKILTLTDEFTRQSLALRVAESFTSAEVKEVLQAVVAQRGAPGFIRSDNGSEFIARDLGIWLAVQDIGTRFIEPGKPWQNGYAESFHSRLREECLNREVFYSVQHAQVLLDDWRRFYNSARPHSSLAYLTPDEFAQQARGRPADPLCGHSAANVAVIPSPG, encoded by the coding sequence GTGGTGCAACAACTCATCACGGCGTATATCAGGCCCAACCGGGCCTGTTTTCTGGTGGGCTTTCCCAAATCCTCCTGGCACTACCGACCAAAACCGCAGCAGGACAGCGAACTTCGGCAGCAAATCCACCACCTGGCGCGGCGGTATCCCCGCCGGGGATACCGCTTCATTCACGCCCTGCTCGTCAGGACGGGGGTTAAGATCAACAAGAAAAAAGTCCGGCGACTTTGGCGCGAAGAGGGCTTGACCGTCAAGCGAAAGACATCCAAGAAAATCCGCACTGGCGCATCAATTCCGATGCAGGCCGAGTATCCCAATCACGTCTGGACGTACAATTTCGTCTTTGACCGAACCCTGGACGGAGCGGCCTTGAAAATCCTGACCCTGACCGACGAATTCACCAGACAGTCCCTGGCTCTACGGGTGGCCGAGTCCTTCACCTCCGCAGAGGTGAAGGAGGTGCTGCAAGCGGTCGTTGCCCAGCGTGGTGCACCAGGATTTATCCGCAGCGACAACGGTTCTGAATTTATTGCCCGTGATCTGGGCATCTGGCTGGCTGTCCAGGACATCGGAACCAGGTTCATTGAACCGGGCAAACCCTGGCAGAACGGCTACGCGGAGAGCTTCCACTCCCGTCTGCGCGAGGAATGCTTGAACCGAGAGGTTTTTTACTCCGTACAGCATGCCCAGGTGCTCCTTGACGACTGGCGAAGGTTTTACAACAGCGCCAGGCCGCATTCGTCTCTGGCTTATCTGACCCCGGACGAGTTTGCCCAGCAGGCCAGGGGGCGGCCTGCCGACCCCCTTTGCGGTCACAGCGCCGCAAATGTGGCCGTCATCCCGTCCCCTGGATGA